The Peribacillus simplex genome contains a region encoding:
- the sdaAA gene encoding L-serine ammonia-lyase, iron-sulfur-dependent, subunit alpha, whose protein sequence is MFRNVAELVELAESKQKRISTLMIEQEMEVTGKNREEIIRQMGVNLDVMEQAVEKGLQGVRSVSGLTGGDAVLLQNYIKSGNSLSGELLLDAVSKAVATNEVNAAMGTICATPTAGSAGVVPGTLFALQNKLKPTREQKIEFLFTAGAFGFGVANNASISGAAGGCQAEVGSASGMAAAAIVEMAGGTPAQSAEAMAITLKNMLGLVCDPVAGLVEVPCVKRNAMGAANAMVAADMALAGITSRIPCDEVIDAMYKIGQTMPSALRETAQGGLAATPTGRELEAKIFGLPLNKK, encoded by the coding sequence ATGTTTCGAAATGTAGCGGAATTAGTAGAATTAGCTGAATCAAAGCAGAAAAGAATTTCAACGCTGATGATAGAGCAGGAAATGGAAGTAACGGGAAAAAACCGTGAAGAAATCATCCGCCAGATGGGAGTCAACCTGGATGTAATGGAACAGGCAGTGGAAAAAGGACTTCAAGGTGTACGGTCCGTTTCCGGCTTGACGGGAGGGGATGCAGTTCTTCTTCAGAATTACATTAAATCCGGAAATTCCTTATCCGGTGAACTGCTTTTGGATGCGGTAAGCAAAGCCGTGGCAACAAACGAAGTGAACGCAGCAATGGGAACGATTTGTGCGACACCGACTGCCGGATCTGCTGGTGTTGTTCCTGGAACACTTTTTGCTTTGCAAAATAAATTAAAACCGACTCGGGAACAAAAAATTGAGTTCCTTTTTACAGCAGGGGCTTTTGGTTTTGGTGTTGCGAATAATGCTTCAATCTCTGGAGCCGCAGGGGGCTGTCAGGCGGAGGTCGGTTCTGCCTCGGGCATGGCAGCGGCAGCCATCGTTGAAATGGCAGGTGGGACACCGGCACAAAGTGCAGAAGCGATGGCAATCACATTAAAGAACATGCTTGGTCTTGTATGTGACCCTGTTGCTGGGCTTGTGGAAGTGCCTTGTGTGAAGCGGAATGCCATGGGTGCAGCCAATGCTATGGTTGCCGCAGATATGGCGTTAGCGGGGATCACAAGCCGCATACCGTGTGATGAAGTGATAGATGCGATGTATAAAATCGGGCAAACGATGCCATCGGCACTTAGGGAAACTGCACAAGGAGGTTTAGCGGCTACACCGACTGGACGGGAGTTGGAAGCGAAAATCTTTGGCTTACCGCTGAATAAGAAGTGA
- the recG gene encoding ATP-dependent DNA helicase RecG has protein sequence MKPTLQGSITAVKGIGAETAAALGEMGIHTVADLLEHLPYRYEDYRLRDLETVEHDERVTVEGKVHTVPTLGYFGKKKSRLTIKVLTGRYLINVIFFNQPYLKPKLAIGETVTVTGKWDRHRQTITGSECHVGDRSREKEFEPVYSVKGSITVKGLRRFISNAFSEYGAMIEENLPPQLLAAYKLMPRNDALRTMHFPLSANEVKKARRRFVYEEFLLFQLKMQALRKVQREQSKGIGQEFDMEQLEAFIATLPFPLTNAQNRVVEEIMNDMKSPYRMNRLLQGDVGSGKTVVAAICLKATITAGFQGALMVPTEILAEQHAQSLKAMLEPSGVKVALLTSSVKGKKRKELLQMLESGELDLLIGTHALIQDEVNFRNLGLVITDEQHRFGVEQRRILREKGTNPDVLFMTATPIPRTLAITVFGEMDVSTIDEMPAGRKAIETYWAKHQMLDRILTFVEKELKKGRQAYVICPLIEESEKLDSLQNVLDVHAMLTQYFANRYKVGLMHGRLPADEKDEVMQQFSANEAQILVSTTVVEVGVNVPNATVMVIYDAERFGLSQLHQLRGRVGRGSDQSFCILLADPKTEVGKERMKIMTETNDGFALSEKDLELRGPGDFFGKKQSGLPEFKVADMVHDYRTLEVARMDAAKLIASQSFWHSPEYAPLRNYLEGTGVFTGEKLD, from the coding sequence GTGAAACCAACTTTACAGGGATCCATAACAGCAGTAAAAGGAATTGGGGCCGAAACGGCTGCAGCGTTGGGGGAAATGGGGATCCATACCGTCGCGGATCTCCTTGAACATCTCCCATATCGCTATGAAGATTACCGATTGAGGGATTTGGAAACGGTCGAGCATGATGAGCGAGTTACCGTGGAAGGCAAGGTTCATACGGTGCCCACGTTAGGATACTTCGGAAAGAAAAAATCCAGGCTCACGATTAAAGTATTGACTGGGAGATATTTAATAAATGTCATTTTTTTTAACCAGCCATACCTGAAGCCCAAGCTTGCTATAGGTGAAACCGTAACCGTTACAGGAAAGTGGGACCGTCATCGCCAAACCATTACAGGGTCGGAATGCCACGTTGGTGATCGTAGCCGGGAGAAAGAGTTCGAACCGGTGTACTCAGTGAAAGGCAGCATCACTGTCAAGGGTCTCCGCCGCTTTATTTCCAATGCATTTTCTGAATATGGGGCAATGATAGAAGAGAATCTGCCCCCGCAATTACTGGCGGCCTACAAACTGATGCCACGTAACGATGCTCTTCGTACAATGCATTTCCCTCTATCGGCCAATGAGGTGAAAAAGGCTCGACGCCGTTTTGTGTATGAAGAGTTTTTACTGTTTCAACTTAAAATGCAGGCACTTCGTAAAGTGCAGAGGGAGCAGTCAAAAGGGATAGGACAGGAGTTTGACATGGAGCAGCTGGAAGCCTTCATTGCAACTCTCCCTTTTCCTTTGACGAACGCTCAAAATAGGGTCGTCGAGGAAATAATGAATGACATGAAATCTCCTTACCGGATGAATCGTCTACTTCAAGGGGATGTCGGGTCTGGAAAAACGGTGGTTGCCGCCATATGCCTGAAGGCGACGATTACAGCAGGTTTCCAAGGTGCACTTATGGTCCCGACGGAAATTTTGGCTGAGCAGCATGCTCAATCCCTTAAGGCAATGTTGGAACCGAGCGGAGTAAAGGTCGCATTGTTGACAAGTTCGGTAAAAGGAAAAAAACGCAAGGAACTATTGCAAATGCTGGAATCCGGGGAACTAGATCTTTTGATAGGAACTCATGCATTGATACAGGATGAAGTGAATTTTCGGAACCTAGGTCTTGTCATAACGGATGAACAACATCGTTTCGGAGTGGAACAGCGCCGCATCCTACGTGAAAAAGGTACCAATCCAGATGTCCTTTTCATGACGGCTACACCGATTCCGCGAACGCTTGCAATTACAGTGTTTGGGGAAATGGACGTCTCCACGATCGATGAAATGCCTGCCGGGCGAAAAGCGATAGAAACCTATTGGGCGAAACACCAAATGCTTGACCGGATCTTAACCTTTGTCGAAAAGGAACTAAAGAAAGGTAGACAGGCTTACGTAATTTGTCCATTGATTGAGGAGTCTGAGAAACTCGATTCTTTACAGAATGTTCTCGATGTTCATGCAATGCTGACACAATACTTTGCGAACAGGTACAAAGTGGGTCTTATGCATGGAAGGCTGCCCGCTGATGAAAAAGACGAAGTGATGCAGCAGTTTAGTGCCAATGAAGCACAAATCCTTGTTTCCACGACGGTTGTCGAAGTTGGGGTGAATGTTCCAAATGCAACGGTAATGGTCATTTATGATGCGGAGCGGTTTGGGCTTTCACAGTTGCATCAGTTACGCGGAAGGGTTGGGCGGGGAAGTGATCAGTCCTTTTGCATACTGCTGGCCGATCCGAAAACGGAAGTAGGCAAAGAACGGATGAAAATCATGACCGAGACAAACGATGGTTTTGCCCTTTCTGAAAAAGATTTGGAACTTCGTGGCCCC